In Quercus robur chromosome 11, dhQueRobu3.1, whole genome shotgun sequence, the following proteins share a genomic window:
- the LOC126704924 gene encoding uncharacterized protein LOC126704924 — protein MFISRVTDRCLPFFRNLKKSFEWTDECQTVFNDLKAYLSSPSSLSPSKPIEELYLYLAISQAVVSAALVRKEDGSQKPVYFTSRALRGAEERYPQMEKLAFALIIATRRLKPYFQLHTIIVLTNKPLRKAMSSPKAAGRMTLWAVELSEFDIQYHPRTAMKGQVVVDFIAEFTIVDGQGIEEKRQWNIYTDGSSNRRAGGAGVVIQTPEGDKIQCIIRLDFPTTNNEAKYEALVAGLDLAKVADRENVVIHCDSQVVTSQINGGYECKNDRMKRYLEEVKYRIGDLEVKFFQIPREENECVDHLAKAALAECILVTEQVLSFVQLSSLIDNGISIQEVDSECNWTTPLISYLKTNVLSDEKGAARKLKVQASRFVLMKDVLYKRGFSQPYLRCLGHDKANYIMREIHEGICGNHSGVRS, from the coding sequence ATGTTCATCTCAAGAGTGACGGACAGATGTCTACCCTTCTTCCGCAATCTAAAGAAATCATTCGAATGGACGGACGAATGTCAGACGGTATTTAACGACTTAAAGGCATATCTTTCATCCCCATCGTCGCTCAGTCCATCCAAGCCAATAGAAGAGCTTTACCTGTATTTAGCCATTTCACAAGCTGTTGTAAGCGCAGCCTTGGTAAGAAAGGAAGATGGATCTCAAAAACCAGTTTACTTTACTAGCCGAGCGCTTCGAGGGGCAGAAGAGAGGTACCCTCAGATGGAGAAGTTGGCTTTCGCATTGATAATCGCAACGCGAAGACTTAAGCCATACTTCCAATTGCATACTATCATCGTCTTGACAAACAAGCCCTTGAGAAAGGCTATGAGTAGTCCAAAGGCAGCAGGAAGAATGACTTTGTGGGCAGTAGAGCTAAGCGAGTTTGATATACAATACCATCCACGAACGGCTATGAAAGGGCAGGTAGTGGTTGACTTTATCGCCGAATTCACCATCGTGGATGGCCAAGGCATAGAGGAGAAGAGACAATGGAATATTTATACGGACGGATCTTCAAATAGACGAGCCGGAGGAGCCGGTGTGGTGATCCAAACCCCGGAGGGAGATAAAATCCAGTGTATAATTCGTCTAGATTTCCCTACAACTAACAACGAGGCAAAATATGAAGCTTTGGTGGCAGGGCTAGACCTCGCAAAGGTTGCAGATAGGGAAAATGTGGTCATACATTGCGACTCACAAGTGGTAACGAGTCAGATCAATGGCGGCTATGAGTGTAAGAATGATAGAATGAAGAGGTATCTAGAAGAAGTAAAATACCGAATCGGCGACCTCGAAGtcaaattctttcaaatcccaagggaagagaacGAATGTGTCGACCATCTAGCAAAAGCTGCCTTAGCCGAATGTATACTTGTCACCGAACAGGTATTATCATTCGTTCAACTCTCCTCACTTATCGATAACGGAATAAGTATACAGGAAGTAGACTCTGAATGCAATTGGACTACGCCATTAATATCCTATCTGAAAACCAACGTGTTATCGGACGAGAAAGGCGCCGCAAGAAAGTTAAAGGTCCAGGCATCACGGTTTGTGCTGATGAAAGATGTCTTATATAAAAGAGGGTTCTCTCAACCATACTTGAGGTGTTTAGGCCACGATAAAGCAAATTACATAATGAGAGAAATCCATGAGggtatctgcggaaaccactcaggcgTACGATCATAG